The proteins below are encoded in one region of Acidithiobacillus ferrooxidans ATCC 23270:
- a CDS encoding DNA translocase FtsK translates to MPRSHLRWPLRRQIPARAAPASITTLAPAAPKVSPPAAPSFFSTKKRGPGSVHAAVKSSRQLPLLAPVGPPRADGLPDLGLLDPPDAADPGSQLQPEALQQQSRMLEEKLADFGVQATVVAAHPGPVITRFEIEPAPGVKVSQIAGLSKDLSRVLAARVRVVEAIPGKATMGIEVPNPHRRTVRLSEVLSSHGFTQSKSLLTLALGQDIGGQPVSADLARMPHLLVAGTTGAGKSVGVNAMILSILFKATAEDVRLIMVDPKMLELSIYEGIPHLLAPVVTDMKEAANALRWCVAEMERRYKLMAFAGVRNLAGYNQKVREAAASGHPLPGPDKDMDGEPVALSVLPAIVVIIDEFADLMMVVGKQVETLITRLAQKARAAGLHLIMATQRPSVDVITGLIKANVPTRIAFQVSSRIDSRTILDQMGAETLLGQGDMLYLPPGSGYPLRVHGAFVSDDEVHRVVESLRQLGAPQYDERILQGSEGGDGESMDGEGSEDADPLYDQAVAIVTSSRKASISYVQRQLKVGYNRAARMIEEMERAGVVGPLQSNGSREIYAAAPPGRD, encoded by the coding sequence TTGCCCAGATCCCACCTGCGCTGGCCGCTGCGACGTCAGATTCCGGCCCGGGCGGCCCCTGCGTCCATCACCACGCTGGCGCCCGCTGCGCCAAAGGTATCCCCGCCCGCGGCACCCAGCTTCTTTTCTACCAAAAAGCGCGGGCCAGGTTCGGTGCATGCCGCCGTTAAAAGCAGTCGGCAGTTGCCGTTGCTGGCTCCGGTTGGGCCGCCGCGTGCCGATGGCCTCCCCGATCTGGGCCTGCTCGATCCACCCGATGCGGCAGATCCTGGTTCTCAACTGCAGCCCGAAGCGTTGCAGCAGCAGTCGCGTATGTTGGAAGAAAAGCTCGCCGACTTCGGGGTACAGGCGACCGTGGTGGCGGCCCATCCTGGACCGGTGATTACCCGTTTTGAAATAGAACCGGCGCCGGGAGTCAAGGTCAGCCAGATTGCGGGCCTCAGCAAAGATCTTTCGCGCGTGCTGGCGGCACGGGTGCGTGTGGTGGAAGCCATTCCCGGTAAGGCCACCATGGGCATCGAGGTGCCAAACCCCCACCGGCGCACGGTGCGCCTCTCCGAGGTGCTTTCCAGTCACGGCTTCACCCAGAGCAAAAGTCTGCTGACGCTGGCATTGGGTCAGGATATCGGGGGGCAGCCGGTGTCCGCCGATCTGGCCAGAATGCCCCACCTGCTGGTAGCCGGGACCACCGGCGCCGGCAAGTCTGTGGGTGTCAATGCCATGATTCTCAGCATACTGTTCAAAGCGACTGCCGAGGATGTACGCCTGATCATGGTGGATCCCAAGATGCTGGAGCTATCCATCTATGAGGGCATCCCTCACCTGCTCGCGCCGGTGGTGACGGACATGAAAGAGGCCGCCAATGCCCTGCGCTGGTGCGTGGCGGAGATGGAACGGCGCTATAAGCTCATGGCTTTTGCCGGAGTGCGCAATCTGGCCGGATATAATCAGAAGGTCCGGGAAGCGGCGGCTTCGGGACATCCCCTGCCGGGCCCGGATAAGGATATGGACGGCGAACCCGTGGCCTTGAGCGTGCTGCCCGCTATCGTGGTGATCATCGACGAGTTCGCGGATCTGATGATGGTGGTCGGCAAACAGGTGGAAACCCTGATCACCCGCCTGGCCCAGAAAGCGCGTGCGGCTGGTCTGCACCTGATCATGGCGACCCAGCGTCCTTCGGTGGATGTGATCACTGGCCTGATCAAGGCCAACGTCCCCACCCGCATTGCCTTTCAGGTTTCGTCGCGTATCGACTCGCGCACCATTCTTGACCAGATGGGCGCGGAAACCTTGCTCGGCCAGGGCGACATGCTCTACCTGCCTCCCGGCTCCGGTTATCCGTTGCGGGTGCATGGGGCCTTTGTCAGCGACGACGAAGTCCATCGTGTGGTAGAGTCCCTGCGCCAACTGGGCGCGCCCCAATACGACGAGCGTATTTTACAGGGTAGTGAAGGTGGCGATGGGGAAAGCATGGACGGGGAGGGTAGTGAAGATGCCGATCCGCTCTATGATCAGGCGGTGGCCATTGTCACCAGCAGTCGCAAGGCGAGTATCTCTTACGTGCAGCGGCAACTCAAGGTGGGCTATAATCGGGCCGCCCGCATGATCGAAGAGATGGAGCGGGCTGGTGTGGTCGGTCCCTTGCAAAGTAACGGGAGCAGAGAAATCTATGCAGCAGCACCCCCTGGTCGTGACTGA
- the lolA gene encoding outer membrane lipoprotein chaperone LolA, producing the protein MQQHPLVVTDRLRLRRDPSRASGLARWFLVPLLILGGIQLAAAATGLAMLQDFFQKTHTITAQFRQEVANHDGRIVKRTSGKLWISRPGKFRWDYDGRNGQTIVSNGEKVWLYEPALEQATVQPLGKAIGSTPAALIAGNDDLGRRFRITDLGEKDGLRWLLLHPKTGQDQGFTALRLGFDAQGALREMRMEDAFQQQTVLRFEHIRINHPISAQEFQFTPPAGVDVLSQ; encoded by the coding sequence ATGCAGCAGCACCCCCTGGTCGTGACTGACCGTTTGCGCCTCAGGCGCGACCCATCACGGGCTTCGGGCCTGGCTCGCTGGTTTCTGGTGCCGCTGCTGATTTTGGGCGGTATCCAGCTCGCGGCTGCCGCCACGGGTCTGGCGATGTTGCAGGATTTTTTCCAGAAAACCCACACCATCACGGCCCAGTTCCGTCAGGAAGTAGCCAACCATGACGGCCGGATCGTCAAGCGTACCAGTGGCAAGCTGTGGATTTCCCGCCCCGGCAAATTCCGCTGGGACTACGACGGCCGTAACGGGCAAACCATCGTGTCCAACGGTGAGAAGGTCTGGCTTTATGAACCGGCTCTGGAACAGGCCACGGTGCAGCCCCTCGGCAAAGCTATCGGGTCCACCCCTGCGGCGCTGATCGCGGGTAACGATGACCTTGGCCGGCGCTTCAGGATTACAGACCTGGGCGAAAAAGACGGACTCCGCTGGCTGCTGTTGCATCCCAAAACGGGGCAGGATCAGGGCTTCACCGCGTTGCGCCTGGGCTTTGATGCACAGGGCGCGCTGCGCGAGATGCGCATGGAAGACGCTTTCCAGCAACAGACCGTCCTCCGCTTTGAGCATATCAGGATCAATCACCCCATTTCGGCGCAGGAGTTTCAGTTCACCCCGCCTGCCGGCGTAGATGTTCTCTCTCAATAA
- a CDS encoding OmpP1/FadL family transporter gives MLALKTRLVLVTLGLLVAAQSHAAGFAAPTSVVGLSEAGATVADGGPVSSFADNPADMVFFPGTRVGLDILATRPAYKVDNGSSSIDASSNLQILPDLFVTHRFNDLPLAVGLGITSPYSINATWPAGTFPGQSSLKNDLRIIDVNPGVAYLLLPNLSVGVGLDYYQALSATFGPNSGTGGGVGGNVGLFYTTERFNAGLSYRSAASVSSGGGSIDLPSRVQAGVRYRFTPRFASELDVDWNDWSNARLPGYGSLGWKSALAYRLGLSYHLNQNLELRGGLAHEGSPGNSSSFDAAVPGTSSNLASFGLGIGLGAWHYDIGASYALSGNTTSYYPGFAGTYKASIFNFGAAISRDF, from the coding sequence ATGTTGGCTTTGAAGACCCGCCTCGTCCTCGTTACCCTCGGTCTGTTAGTGGCTGCGCAGTCCCATGCCGCGGGTTTTGCCGCGCCGACCTCCGTGGTGGGGCTTTCGGAAGCCGGCGCCACGGTGGCCGACGGCGGACCCGTCAGCAGTTTTGCCGACAATCCCGCAGATATGGTCTTCTTTCCGGGTACCCGGGTGGGTCTGGATATTCTCGCAACGCGCCCAGCTTACAAGGTGGATAACGGCAGTAGCAGCATCGATGCGAGCAGCAATCTGCAGATTCTGCCCGATCTCTTTGTGACCCATCGTTTCAATGATCTGCCACTGGCGGTGGGTCTCGGCATCACTTCACCCTACAGCATCAACGCCACTTGGCCCGCCGGGACCTTTCCCGGACAATCTTCGCTAAAAAATGACCTGCGGATCATTGATGTGAATCCGGGGGTTGCCTATCTGCTGCTCCCCAACCTGAGCGTTGGAGTGGGTCTGGATTATTACCAGGCGCTGAGTGCAACCTTTGGCCCGAATTCGGGCACCGGCGGAGGCGTCGGCGGTAACGTCGGGCTTTTCTACACCACCGAGCGCTTCAATGCGGGACTCAGTTATCGCTCCGCGGCCAGCGTTTCGTCGGGCGGCGGCAGCATTGACCTCCCCAGTCGCGTACAGGCCGGTGTCCGCTACCGATTTACCCCACGCTTTGCGAGCGAACTGGATGTGGACTGGAATGACTGGAGCAATGCCCGGTTACCTGGCTATGGCAGCCTCGGCTGGAAGTCTGCCTTGGCCTATCGCCTCGGGCTCAGCTATCATCTGAATCAGAATCTGGAGCTCCGCGGTGGCCTCGCCCATGAGGGCAGCCCCGGCAACAGCTCGAGTTTTGATGCGGCGGTGCCGGGAACCAGCAGCAATCTGGCCTCCTTCGGGCTGGGTATCGGTCTGGGCGCATGGCATTACGACATAGGTGCCTCCTATGCCCTCTCCGGCAACACGACGTCTTATTACCCCGGCTTTGCAGGCACGTATAAAGCCAGTATCTTCAACTTCGGTGCCGCAATTTCCCGGGATTTTTGA
- a CDS encoding replication-associated recombination protein A gives MAASSTDPRPLAARMRPQTLDAYAGQRHLLGKEGPLQAMVQAGHLHSMILWGPPGSGKTTLAQLLAHTAGRHFQILSAVNSGVREIRAAVSSAEAAQSLGQGTVLFIDEIHRFNKSQQDALLPYVEEGVVTLIGATTENPSFALVNALLSRARVYVLKALTEEELGAVLDHTLADRVLGLGALAIEMSPEVRKGLLTAADGDARRLLNLLDLAVQLAPAREGKTQITAGIVAAASGHSWRRFDQGGEAFYDEISAFHKSLRGSDPDAALYWLARMLDGGADPLYLARRLVRMASEDVGLADPRALEMALAAKDAYAFLGSPEGELALAQATVYLASCPKSNRVYDAWNAVRAVVKGGGSAEVPLHLRNAPTALLKTLDYGREYQYDHDYPDAIAPEQSYLPPGLPQAHFYDPSDRGLETRIQERLRWINAHRQPDREKKPHA, from the coding sequence ATGGCAGCATCGTCCACCGACCCTCGTCCCTTGGCGGCGCGGATGCGCCCGCAGACGCTGGACGCTTACGCCGGGCAGCGCCATCTGCTCGGCAAGGAAGGCCCGCTGCAGGCCATGGTGCAGGCCGGGCATCTGCACTCCATGATCCTCTGGGGCCCGCCAGGCAGTGGCAAAACCACCCTGGCGCAACTCCTGGCCCACACCGCCGGCCGCCACTTTCAGATTTTGTCTGCCGTCAACAGCGGAGTGCGCGAGATCCGCGCCGCCGTCAGTAGCGCCGAGGCCGCCCAGTCCCTGGGGCAGGGCACGGTCCTCTTCATCGATGAAATCCATCGCTTCAACAAAAGCCAGCAGGATGCCTTGCTACCCTATGTGGAAGAAGGCGTCGTGACTCTCATCGGCGCAACGACGGAAAACCCCAGTTTCGCCTTGGTCAATGCCCTGCTGTCCCGGGCGCGGGTTTACGTCCTCAAGGCCCTGACCGAAGAAGAACTCGGCGCCGTCCTCGATCATACCCTTGCCGACAGGGTGCTCGGTCTGGGGGCACTGGCGATAGAGATGTCCCCGGAAGTACGCAAGGGCTTGTTGACCGCCGCCGACGGCGACGCGCGCCGTCTCCTCAACCTGCTCGACCTCGCGGTACAACTGGCACCGGCACGGGAGGGTAAAACACAGATCACCGCCGGGATCGTCGCCGCAGCCAGCGGTCACTCCTGGCGACGCTTCGACCAAGGGGGGGAAGCCTTTTACGACGAAATTTCCGCTTTTCACAAGTCCCTGCGCGGTTCCGACCCCGACGCGGCCCTCTACTGGCTGGCGCGGATGCTCGACGGCGGCGCCGACCCCCTTTACCTTGCCCGTCGTCTGGTACGCATGGCTTCCGAAGATGTTGGCCTTGCCGACCCACGGGCTTTAGAAATGGCCCTCGCCGCCAAGGACGCCTACGCCTTTCTTGGTTCGCCCGAGGGGGAGCTGGCTCTGGCGCAGGCTACGGTCTATCTCGCCAGTTGTCCCAAAAGTAACCGCGTATACGACGCATGGAATGCCGTGCGTGCCGTCGTCAAAGGCGGCGGGAGTGCAGAAGTGCCTCTCCACCTGCGCAACGCGCCCACCGCGCTGCTCAAAACACTGGATTACGGCCGGGAATATCAATACGATCACGACTATCCTGATGCCATTGCTCCGGAACAGTCTTATCTGCCCCCCGGTCTGCCCCAGGCCCATTTTTATGACCCCAGCGACCGCGGTCTGGAAACCCGCATTCAGGAGCGTTTGCGCTGGATAAACGCTCATCGTCAACCTGACCGGGAGAAAAAACCCCATGCTTGA
- the serS gene encoding serine--tRNA ligase gives MLDPSLLRSSPETVAAGLARRHFTLDVAALNALDQQRKALQIQLEQLRNARNEASRQIGQARRQGLDTGAMQAAAASNGEEIKTLEQSLERTLAEWDTLTIGLPNIPQDSVPDGRDEADNVVLRHWGSPSTFAFPPRDHVELGEALGIIDFAAGARLAGTRFVVLRGAGARLERALTQFMLDLHTTEHGYTEIAPPFLANADSLYGTGQLPKFEEDLFALRDDPYYLIPTAEVPLTNLLRGEIVASLPQRFCAYTPCFRREAGAYGRDTRGMIRQHQFDKVELVQIVRPEDSAQAHETLTAHAEKVLQLLELPYRVTALCAGDLGFSAAKTYDLEVWLPGQNQYREISSCSNFESFQARRLQLRYRAEDGKPQLVHTLNGSGLAVGRTLVALLENHQQADGRIRIPAALRPYLGGMTVIQA, from the coding sequence ATGCTTGATCCCAGCTTGCTGCGCAGCTCCCCGGAAACCGTAGCTGCCGGCCTCGCTCGCCGCCACTTCACCCTCGATGTGGCTGCCCTGAATGCCCTCGATCAGCAGCGCAAAGCCCTGCAAATTCAGCTGGAACAGCTTCGCAACGCCCGCAATGAAGCTTCCAGACAGATCGGTCAGGCGCGCCGTCAGGGGCTCGATACCGGTGCGATGCAGGCCGCGGCAGCATCGAACGGCGAGGAGATCAAGACCCTGGAGCAATCACTGGAACGTACCCTTGCCGAATGGGATACGCTGACCATCGGTCTGCCCAACATCCCGCAGGATTCGGTGCCCGACGGCCGCGATGAAGCGGATAACGTAGTCCTGCGTCACTGGGGCTCGCCCAGCACCTTTGCTTTTCCGCCCCGCGACCACGTCGAACTGGGCGAGGCCCTGGGTATCATCGATTTTGCGGCGGGCGCACGCCTTGCCGGCACCCGTTTTGTGGTATTGCGTGGCGCCGGTGCCCGTCTCGAGCGCGCCCTGACGCAATTCATGCTGGATTTGCATACGACGGAACACGGTTACACGGAAATCGCACCGCCTTTTCTCGCCAACGCCGATTCCTTGTATGGTACCGGGCAACTCCCCAAATTCGAAGAAGACCTCTTCGCCTTACGAGACGACCCCTATTACCTGATCCCCACCGCCGAAGTGCCGCTCACCAACCTGTTGCGTGGCGAGATCGTTGCCAGCCTGCCGCAGCGTTTCTGCGCCTACACCCCCTGTTTTCGCCGTGAAGCGGGGGCCTATGGGCGCGATACCCGCGGCATGATCCGCCAGCATCAGTTCGACAAGGTGGAACTGGTGCAGATCGTCCGCCCTGAAGATTCCGCTCAGGCCCACGAAACGCTCACCGCCCATGCCGAAAAGGTCTTGCAACTGCTGGAGCTGCCCTATCGCGTGACGGCTCTCTGCGCCGGCGATCTGGGCTTCAGTGCTGCCAAAACCTATGATCTCGAAGTCTGGCTGCCGGGCCAGAATCAGTACCGAGAAATCAGCTCTTGCAGCAATTTCGAAAGCTTTCAGGCGCGTCGCCTGCAATTGCGCTATCGTGCCGAAGACGGCAAGCCGCAACTCGTCCATACCCTCAATGGCTCCGGACTCGCCGTCGGCCGCACCCTGGTTGCGCTTCTGGAAAACCATCAACAGGCCGATGGCCGTATTCGTATTCCCGCCGCCCTGCGTCCCTACCTCGGCGGGATGACCGTCATTCAGGCGTGA
- a CDS encoding Rho-binding antiterminator codes for MHSAYKPISCELHSALELAAMRRRPARLHMTDGSWQDGIILDVWTEQGREWLCLRRLDGDVEIDLTHIQQVQENTAS; via the coding sequence GTGCATTCGGCCTACAAACCCATCAGTTGCGAATTGCACAGCGCTTTGGAGCTCGCCGCGATGCGGCGTCGTCCAGCGCGTCTACACATGACGGATGGTTCATGGCAGGACGGCATTATTCTCGACGTCTGGACCGAGCAGGGCAGGGAGTGGTTGTGTCTGCGCCGGCTCGACGGTGACGTCGAAATTGACCTTACTCACATTCAACAAGTCCAGGAAAATACTGCATCATGA
- a CDS encoding L,D-transpeptidase family protein yields MKSLLIPSLLAGCAILFSSTALAAEFSLPAPGSNMVGQLQVVIARHQDTLLDIARHYDVGYNEIRAANPGVDPWLPGAGTRVLVPTQYILPPKPWTGIIINVPERRLFYFPPGQNVVYTYPVGIFRPKWPNPLGSTRIIAKVKNPTWTVPKNIQEEHAKVGEPIPAFFPAGPDNPMGELALETGWSQIFIHGTNKPWGVGMRVSHGCFHVYPENEVQLFKMVKVGTPVTTIDQPYVVGTNGNGQLYLQSFKPVEAYAKGGNAQQRAVDAISHFEKQTGQNWTINWQQVIDLVAKPNTVPTGININAPALSAVVASLPAQPYDFAPYGDDANTATPPPPPAPLSSSAS; encoded by the coding sequence ATGAAATCTCTTCTTATCCCAAGTCTCCTTGCCGGTTGTGCGATCCTGTTTTCCAGCACTGCCCTTGCCGCAGAGTTTTCCCTGCCCGCACCCGGCAGCAACATGGTCGGCCAGCTTCAGGTGGTCATCGCCAGGCATCAGGATACCCTGCTCGATATCGCCCGCCACTATGATGTCGGCTATAACGAAATCCGTGCGGCCAATCCCGGTGTGGATCCCTGGCTTCCCGGGGCGGGAACCCGGGTGCTGGTGCCCACCCAGTATATTCTTCCCCCCAAGCCCTGGACGGGGATCATCATCAATGTCCCGGAGCGACGCCTGTTTTATTTCCCCCCGGGTCAGAACGTGGTTTACACCTATCCGGTAGGCATTTTCCGCCCAAAATGGCCGAATCCGCTGGGTAGTACCCGCATCATTGCCAAAGTTAAAAACCCCACCTGGACAGTGCCCAAAAATATACAGGAGGAGCACGCCAAAGTGGGAGAACCCATACCTGCGTTCTTCCCCGCCGGTCCTGACAACCCCATGGGTGAACTGGCCCTGGAAACGGGCTGGTCGCAGATTTTCATTCACGGCACCAATAAACCCTGGGGTGTCGGCATGCGGGTGAGTCATGGCTGCTTCCACGTCTATCCCGAAAACGAGGTCCAGCTCTTCAAAATGGTCAAGGTGGGTACACCGGTGACGACCATCGACCAGCCCTACGTTGTCGGGACAAACGGCAACGGCCAGCTCTATCTGCAAAGCTTCAAGCCGGTTGAAGCCTATGCCAAGGGCGGCAACGCCCAGCAGCGTGCGGTAGACGCCATCAGTCACTTTGAAAAACAGACCGGGCAAAACTGGACGATCAACTGGCAACAGGTCATCGATCTGGTGGCAAAGCCCAACACCGTACCCACAGGTATCAACATCAATGCCCCAGCTCTGTCCGCGGTGGTCGCCAGTTTGCCGGCCCAACCCTATGACTTTGCTCCCTATGGTGACGATGCCAATACGGCGACCCCGCCGCCTCCGCCAGCCCCCCTCTCCAGCTCCGCATCCTGA
- a CDS encoding ribosome maturation factor RimP: MVNVEDRLYEGIAQQAGIAGCTLVDARMVRTGRAVALQVFIEKDETTAVTIEDCAAVSRQLSLWLDVENPIHGAYRLEVSSPGLDRPLKNLHDFERFKGSQAEIHLHGLTQGRRRLQGELLGVEDQKIVLKNAEGRWTFALDDIHKARLVPQW; encoded by the coding sequence ATGGTGAACGTGGAAGATCGACTGTATGAAGGAATTGCGCAACAAGCCGGGATTGCAGGATGCACCCTGGTAGACGCACGCATGGTGCGCACGGGGCGCGCAGTGGCGTTACAGGTCTTCATAGAAAAGGATGAAACCACCGCGGTTACCATCGAGGATTGTGCGGCGGTGAGTCGCCAGCTCAGTCTGTGGCTCGATGTGGAAAACCCGATCCATGGCGCCTACCGCCTGGAAGTGTCCAGCCCCGGCCTGGACAGGCCGCTAAAAAATTTACACGACTTTGAACGATTTAAGGGGTCTCAGGCCGAGATTCACCTGCATGGGTTGACGCAAGGGCGGCGCCGCTTGCAGGGTGAACTGCTGGGCGTTGAAGATCAGAAAATTGTATTGAAAAATGCCGAAGGGCGCTGGACCTTTGCCCTGGATGATATCCACAAGGCAAGGCTGGTTCCCCAATGGTGA
- the nusA gene encoding transcription termination factor NusA codes for MSRELLYLADAVAHEKDVDREVIFLALEASLVSASKKKYGQDWHIAVDVDRKTGDYVTRRLWEVVADDVADYDVDQQIRLSDARKTRPEAEPGDYLEEVLPPVEFGRIAAQTAKQVIVQKVRDAERDRIVSDFAIRKGDIVSGLVKRMEKGNAIVDMGRAEAILPKEEMMPREAIRPGDRVRAHLQDVRRVQRGPQLFLSRTSPELLIKLFAQEVPEIGNGMIEIMGAARDPGLRAKLAVRSNDPRVDPVGACVGLRGNRVQTVINELKGERIDIVIWAADPASYVINALSPAEVSSIVVDENTHSMDVVVGPEHLSQAIGRGGQNVRLATQLTGWTINILTEEEAQAKREEEESTFLNHFIQDLGVDEDLAALLVSEGFTSIEEVAYVPVAEMMEIDGLDENLVGELRRRARDVLLNKAIAQEEQVALSEPAEDLLSLKGMDKGLAHLLASKGVVTSEDLAELAASELCEMVGVDEERAKALILEARAPWFA; via the coding sequence ATGAGTCGTGAACTTCTTTATCTGGCGGATGCCGTCGCCCACGAGAAGGATGTGGACCGGGAAGTCATTTTCCTGGCCCTGGAGGCATCTCTGGTCTCCGCATCCAAAAAGAAGTATGGGCAGGACTGGCATATCGCGGTGGATGTGGATCGTAAGACCGGAGATTATGTAACCCGTCGGCTGTGGGAGGTGGTTGCGGATGATGTCGCGGATTATGACGTGGATCAGCAGATCCGTCTGAGCGATGCCCGGAAAACCCGCCCCGAAGCGGAGCCGGGTGACTACCTCGAAGAGGTGTTGCCACCCGTCGAGTTCGGGCGGATCGCGGCACAAACGGCCAAACAGGTAATCGTGCAGAAAGTGCGGGATGCCGAGCGCGACCGGATCGTATCGGACTTTGCGATACGCAAGGGGGATATCGTCAGTGGTCTGGTCAAACGCATGGAAAAAGGCAACGCCATCGTCGACATGGGGCGCGCCGAGGCCATTCTGCCAAAAGAGGAGATGATGCCGCGCGAGGCCATCCGCCCCGGTGACCGGGTGAGAGCACATCTCCAGGATGTACGTCGCGTGCAGCGGGGGCCGCAGCTTTTTCTTTCGCGGACCAGTCCTGAGTTGCTGATCAAGCTGTTCGCCCAGGAAGTGCCGGAAATCGGGAACGGGATGATCGAAATCATGGGTGCGGCGCGTGATCCCGGCCTGCGGGCGAAGCTGGCCGTGCGTTCCAACGACCCGCGCGTGGACCCCGTGGGGGCTTGTGTGGGCCTGCGCGGTAACCGGGTACAGACGGTTATCAACGAGTTGAAAGGCGAGCGGATTGACATTGTGATCTGGGCAGCCGATCCGGCCAGCTATGTGATCAACGCCCTTTCACCCGCGGAAGTGTCCAGCATCGTGGTCGACGAGAACACCCACAGTATGGATGTGGTGGTCGGACCGGAGCACTTGTCCCAGGCCATCGGGCGGGGCGGTCAGAATGTACGGCTGGCGACTCAGTTGACGGGCTGGACCATCAACATTCTGACCGAGGAAGAGGCTCAGGCCAAGCGGGAAGAGGAAGAGTCGACCTTTCTCAACCACTTCATCCAGGATCTGGGTGTGGATGAGGATCTGGCCGCCCTGCTGGTCAGCGAGGGTTTTACCTCCATTGAGGAGGTGGCCTATGTTCCGGTTGCCGAAATGATGGAAATCGATGGTCTGGACGAGAACCTCGTCGGCGAATTGCGGCGCCGTGCGCGTGACGTCCTGCTCAACAAGGCCATTGCCCAGGAAGAACAGGTGGCGCTCAGTGAACCCGCGGAAGATTTGTTGTCCCTGAAAGGTATGGATAAGGGTTTAGCGCACTTACTGGCCAGTAAAGGTGTTGTCACTTCCGAGGACCTGGCGGAACTGGCTGCGAGCGAGCTATGCGAGATGGTCGGTGTGGATGAAGAGCGGGCCAAGGCTCTCATTCTGGAGGCGCGTGCGCCCTGGTTTGCTTGA